The following coding sequences lie in one Corynebacterium anserum genomic window:
- the dapD gene encoding 2,3,4,5-tetrahydropyridine-2,6-dicarboxylate N-succinyltransferase: protein MTAAIGNGFATLTADGTVLDVWFNDFNLVDSAPSETGTMTVDAADLGQEAIDIVGEDDVRGVTRVAVRTVISSLDDAPADAYDAYLRLHLISGRKLQPHGCNLDGVFGILTNVVWTNHGPCQVEGFENTRARLQAQRGPVTVYSIDKFPRMVDYVIPTGVRIGDADRVRLGAHLAEGTTVMHEGFVNFNAGTLGSSMVEGRISGGVVVGDGSDVGGGASIMGTLSGGGKQVISIGEKCLLGANSGVGISLGDNVTVEAGLYITFGTKVTVKGAVADALGQEDGAVVKAAELSGASNILFRRHSISGSVEAVPASGEGVELNEALHKN from the coding sequence ATGACTGCTGCTATTGGTAATGGATTTGCAACGTTAACCGCGGACGGAACCGTCCTCGACGTCTGGTTCAATGACTTCAACCTCGTAGATTCCGCTCCTTCCGAAACCGGCACCATGACTGTGGATGCCGCTGACTTGGGGCAAGAAGCTATTGACATCGTTGGCGAAGACGATGTCCGTGGTGTTACCCGGGTAGCGGTCCGCACCGTGATTTCTTCCTTAGACGATGCACCAGCCGACGCCTACGACGCCTACCTACGCCTACACCTCATCTCAGGCCGCAAGCTCCAGCCACACGGCTGTAATCTCGACGGCGTATTCGGCATCCTCACCAACGTTGTGTGGACCAACCACGGCCCTTGCCAGGTTGAAGGGTTCGAAAATACCCGCGCTCGCCTTCAAGCCCAGCGCGGCCCAGTGACTGTGTACTCCATCGATAAGTTCCCGCGCATGGTGGACTACGTTATTCCTACCGGGGTGCGTATTGGCGATGCCGACCGTGTCCGTCTCGGCGCGCATCTAGCCGAAGGAACGACGGTCATGCACGAGGGCTTCGTCAACTTCAACGCCGGCACCTTGGGCTCCTCGATGGTAGAGGGGCGAATTTCAGGTGGCGTGGTCGTGGGAGATGGCTCTGACGTCGGTGGTGGAGCATCGATCATGGGCACCCTCTCCGGAGGCGGCAAGCAGGTTATTTCCATCGGAGAAAAGTGCTTGTTGGGCGCTAATTCCGGCGTGGGAATTTCTCTCGGTGACAACGTGACCGTTGAAGCTGGTCTCTACATCACTTTTGGTACGAAGGTCACTGTCAAGGGCGCTGTTGCCGATGCCCTCGGTCAGGAAGATGGAGCCGTTGTCAAGGCAGCGGAGCTGTCCGGGGCCTCCAACATTCTGTTCCGTCGTCACTCAATCTCCGGCTCCGTCGAAGCAGTTCCTGCCAGCGGTGAGGGCGTAGAGCTCAACGAGGCGCTACACAAGAATTAA
- the dapC gene encoding succinyldiaminopimelate transaminase, with translation MTAQRIPVGNRLPDFPWDSLAEATKKAKSYPDGMVDLSVGTPIDPVAPTIQLALAESAAAPGYPQTKGTPRLRDAIVGAMERRFGVTGVNAERDVLPVIGTKEAIAWLPTLLGLGENHTVVIPELAYPTYEVSAKLAGAAVVRSDSILKLGPDTPALIYLNSPANPHGQVLGVEHLKKYVQLARERGVIIISDECYLGLGWEGQPPVSILDPEVCDGDFTNIIAVHSLSKTSNMASYRAGWLAGDGALIQELLEIRRHAGLMNPGPIQSAMVAALEEDGHERLQKELYRRRREVLRSALEQAGFTIEHSEAGLYLWATEGRDGRETVERLAERGILCAPGDFYGPRGKNFVRIGLTATDEAIEAAAKRLAQWETGA, from the coding sequence ACGAAGAAAGCTAAGTCCTACCCTGACGGCATGGTGGACTTGTCCGTTGGTACACCAATTGACCCAGTAGCACCGACGATTCAGCTCGCCTTGGCTGAATCCGCCGCCGCGCCAGGTTATCCGCAGACGAAAGGTACGCCGCGGTTGCGTGACGCCATTGTTGGTGCGATGGAACGCCGGTTCGGTGTCACGGGGGTGAATGCTGAGCGTGATGTCCTGCCGGTAATTGGTACGAAGGAAGCGATCGCGTGGCTTCCGACCTTGCTGGGTCTGGGGGAGAACCACACGGTGGTTATTCCAGAGTTGGCGTACCCCACATACGAGGTGTCTGCCAAGTTGGCGGGGGCGGCTGTGGTGCGCAGCGACTCGATTCTGAAACTCGGCCCGGACACCCCCGCTTTGATCTACCTCAACTCCCCGGCCAACCCTCACGGACAGGTTTTGGGGGTGGAGCATTTGAAGAAGTATGTGCAGCTTGCGCGCGAACGCGGTGTGATCATCATTTCTGATGAATGCTACCTTGGGCTCGGTTGGGAAGGACAGCCTCCGGTTTCCATTCTCGATCCGGAGGTGTGTGATGGTGATTTCACCAATATCATCGCTGTGCATTCACTGTCTAAGACATCAAACATGGCTTCATACCGCGCTGGTTGGCTAGCAGGAGACGGTGCTCTTATTCAGGAATTGCTAGAAATTCGACGCCATGCCGGGCTGATGAACCCGGGGCCGATTCAGTCGGCAATGGTTGCTGCCCTGGAAGAAGATGGCCATGAACGGCTGCAGAAAGAGCTCTACCGCAGACGGCGTGAGGTACTTCGCTCTGCATTGGAGCAGGCCGGATTCACTATTGAACACTCAGAGGCGGGGCTGTACCTCTGGGCTACTGAGGGGCGCGATGGCCGTGAGACAGTAGAGCGCCTCGCTGAGCGTGGAATTCTCTGCGCCCCAGGGGATTTCTACGGCCCACGAGGCAAGAACTTCGTCCGTATCGGACTGACCGCCACTGATGAAGCTATTGAGGCAGCGGCCAAGCGCCTTGCGCAATGGGAAACTGGTGCCTAG